The DNA sequence ATCCACAATATGGGTATGAGAAAAAGAGCAGTGATGAGAATACAGTCCAACCATGATTCCCAGTTTTTTCTTATGATAAAGGTGGTAACGATCGGTAAAAACAAGTTCTATCTTATGACCCTGACTAAGAGAAGATTGAGGAAGATGGATTTATTCAAAATCCTGAAATCCGAATACAAGATTTCTTTAAATGAGTTCAAGATCATTTCGTATCTAAGCAAGGGATTCAGCAATAACGAAATAGCACGGCTCGCTAACCTTAAAACCTGTAACGT is a window from the Deltaproteobacteria bacterium genome containing:
- a CDS encoding LuxR C-terminal-related transcriptional regulator, with product MKQDIFPIDILEYLEQGVALVDSSFNVVLENSRFEHLFNKCFGTDRSAVLSKYIHNMGMRKRAVMRIQSNHDSQFFLMIKVVTIGKNKFYLMTLTKRRLRKMDLFKILKSEYKISLNEFKIISYLSKGFSNNEIARLANLKTCNVKYHLSHLYDTFYVSNRTEFLNKVKELENGVF